AGCGTCGCGCATCTCACCCACCAGAATCACGTCGGGCTTCTGCCGCAGGGACGCACGCAGGGCGGTGCTGAAGCTGTCGGTATCCACGCCGACTTCGCGCTGGAGGATGTGGCTCTGGTAGCTGCGAAAGACGAACTCGACGGGGTCTTCGATGGTGATGATGTTGTACGGCCGGTGCTGATTCAGATAATTCACGAACGACGCCAGGGTGGTGGACTTGCCGCTGCCGGTGGGGCCGGTGACCAGGATCAGGCCGCGCTTCTGCCGCAGGACGTACTGGAAGCCGTCAGTCAGGTGTGCCTTGCTGCTGCCATCCTTGCTTTTGGGCACACCGATTTCATCGTCTAAGAGTCGGAGTTTGTCGAAGCTGGGGATTTCGCGGGGGAGGGGGCGCAGCACCAGGTACGGACGGCCGAGTTCCTTGCCGCCGGACACGCGGAAGTTGGAAATGGCGGTGCTGGTGCGGTAGTCGGCATCCCAGGTCTGCTGGTCGCTGATCTTGAGGGAGCGGCTGTCTTTGCAGATTTTCTGGTGGATCTGCTCGACGGTCTGGCCGGTCAGCAGGGCATACTGCGACTGGGGCTGCCACGCGCCATTGAGGTTGATCAGCGGCGGCTGGCCGGTCTTGAACTGGATGTCGCTACTGCCCAGCGCGGTGAGGTCGTCGAGCACCTGGGCGATGTTGTCGGGGCCGACGGGTCGAGGGGTGGGCTGGCGGGTGAGGACAGGCACAGAAGGCAGCTGAGTCATAGGGCTTCTCCGGTTTTCAGTTCGAGCACACGGTTGAGGTTGAGCTGGTGAGCCGCGACCTTGGCCAGGCCGTCCTCCAGCACGGTGCGGAAGCCGCTCTCCTTGGCGTACAGCTCCACGGCGGCGAGATCGCCCGCCAGGATGGCTTTGCGGATGTCCGGGGTGATGGCGAGCACTTCGTGCACGGGCAGGCGTTTGTAGTCCCCGGTGCCGTAGCAGGTGGGGCAGGGTGCACCGTCGAGGATGCCGGTGCCTTGCAGCATGGTCGCGCCCTTGGTCGGGGCGTACGCGTCCGGCATTGGCCGCTCTTCACTGCATTCCGGGCAGGGACGGCCGACCAGACGCTGGGCGATCACCAACTGCAGGCTCCCGGAGATCAGGTACGGGGGCACGCCCAGATCCATCAGGCGGCTGATGGTGCCGATGGCGCTGTTGGTGTGCAGCGTGCTGAGCAGCAGGTGGCCGGTCTGCGCGGCCTGCACGGCGATGGTCGCCGTTTCTTCGTCGCGGATCTCACCCACGAAGATGACATCCGGGTCTTGCCGAAGGATGCTGCGCAGGGCTCGGGCGAACGACAGGTTGTTCTCGGGGTCGTCACTGCGGCGGATTTCGGTCTGGACGATCAGCGGCTGCTCGTACTCGATGGGGTCCTCGATGGCCATGATCTTGATGCGGTGGTCATTGAGTTCGCGCAGGGTGGTGTGCATCAGGGTGGTCTTGCCGCTGCCGGTGGGGCCGGTGACCAGGATCATGCCGTTGGCGCCTTCGATGGCCTGTCGGACCAGGGCGAGGTTGTGCGGGGAGAAGCCGGTGCCGTCGAGCGTGGGGAGGGTGTCGACGTCAGGGAGGAGTCGCATGACAATGCTGTCGCCGTGATGCGACGGGAGGCTGCTGACGCGTAACCGAACGAGTTGCGAAACGCCGCCGATCTGCATCTGGAGATTGAGGCGTTTGTCCTGCGGCAGGCGGGACTCGATGGTCATGCCGCACATCATCTTGAGCTGGTTGATCAGCTGGGCGGAGTACATGGCGGGCACGGTGCTGCGGGGAATGAGGTTGCCGTGGACGCGTTCGCGAATCATCATGCCTTCGCGTTCCGGCTGGAAGTGAATGTCGCTGGCCTGGTTGCTGACGGCTTCTTCCAGGGCGGTGCGGATGCGTTTGGCGACCGGGCCGTTGGGGTCGGCGTCCTGATCCTTCGGGTCGTGCAGTTCGGGGCGGCTGGCGGCCTCGCGGATGAGTTCTTCGTCCTGGGCGGCGCGGCGGTAGAGGGTGAGGATCAGGCGCTCGATCTCGGGTTCGGAGGCGACGGCCACGCGGATGTCCAGGCCCTGCGCTTCATCTTCGACCGCGACGAGGCTGAAGGTGTCGGTGGGGTCGGCCTGCAGGACCGTGAGGGTGTTGCTGGCGCGGCTGTAGGGGATGATGCGGTAAGTGGTGATCAGGTGGGTGCTCAGGAGCGTGCGGACGTCCGGGCTGGGGGGGTTGCGGGTGGGGTCGATGTACATGACGCCCGCGAATTTGGCGTAGGCGCGGGCGAGGTCTTCGGGGGTAATGCGGCCGGTCTGCAGCAGAATCTTATGGAAGTTCGCCTGGGTGAGTTCGCCGGGTTTGATGTTGCCGACCCCCATCAGGTACAGCGCGTCCATGATGGTCCGCATGTCCGGTGCGGGCTCGAGTGTGGCAACCGGGAGGGGTGGGGGGAGTTCGGCGGGCACCTGGGCGCGGAAGGTGACGAAGCCGCCGATACGTTCCTGGAATTCCGGATCAAACGGGT
The sequence above is drawn from the Deinococcus ruber genome and encodes:
- a CDS encoding type IV pilus twitching motility protein PilT: MTQLPSVPVLTRQPTPRPVGPDNIAQVLDDLTALGSSDIQFKTGQPPLINLNGAWQPQSQYALLTGQTVEQIHQKICKDSRSLKISDQQTWDADYRTSTAISNFRVSGGKELGRPYLVLRPLPREIPSFDKLRLLDDEIGVPKSKDGSSKAHLTDGFQYVLRQKRGLILVTGPTGSGKSTTLASFVNYLNQHRPYNIITIEDPVEFVFRSYQSHILQREVGVDTDSFSTALRASLRQKPDVILVGEMRDAETINAAFRAAATGHLVMSTLHNNEAAQTIERIINEFPADQQLRVRHQLSEVLVGIFAQQLVPTLTGGRQMILESMVLTNSMRNVLRPNADKKGGDGYLQALRDKLTENNPHGSRSMDNELRRAVDAGLIADEVAQEYAISPERWNEHEGRA
- a CDS encoding GspE/PulE family protein codes for the protein MQAIHFPIITDAQPSDDGLYIGTYDGQLVYGADDPFDPEFQERIGGFVTFRAQVPAELPPPLPVATLEPAPDMRTIMDALYLMGVGNIKPGELTQANFHKILLQTGRITPEDLARAYAKFAGVMYIDPTRNPPSPDVRTLLSTHLITTYRIIPYSRASNTLTVLQADPTDTFSLVAVEDEAQGLDIRVAVASEPEIERLILTLYRRAAQDEELIREAASRPELHDPKDQDADPNGPVAKRIRTALEEAVSNQASDIHFQPEREGMMIRERVHGNLIPRSTVPAMYSAQLINQLKMMCGMTIESRLPQDKRLNLQMQIGGVSQLVRLRVSSLPSHHGDSIVMRLLPDVDTLPTLDGTGFSPHNLALVRQAIEGANGMILVTGPTGSGKTTLMHTTLRELNDHRIKIMAIEDPIEYEQPLIVQTEIRRSDDPENNLSFARALRSILRQDPDVIFVGEIRDEETATIAVQAAQTGHLLLSTLHTNSAIGTISRLMDLGVPPYLISGSLQLVIAQRLVGRPCPECSEERPMPDAYAPTKGATMLQGTGILDGAPCPTCYGTGDYKRLPVHEVLAITPDIRKAILAGDLAAVELYAKESGFRTVLEDGLAKVAAHQLNLNRVLELKTGEAL